The following coding sequences lie in one Spinacia oleracea cultivar Varoflay chromosome 1, BTI_SOV_V1, whole genome shotgun sequence genomic window:
- the LOC110803736 gene encoding uncharacterized protein, whose product MSLGTAEEETKEEIHIPADINWEMLDKSKFFILGAGLFSGVSAALYPAVVLKTRQQVGRYSQGSSSVKVALSVVRSEGFRALYRGFGTSLTGTIPARALYMTALEVTKSSVGSTTIGLGFAEPTAAAIANAAAGVSAAVAAQLVWTPVDVVSQRLMVQNNRSNFSKMRYANGVDGFKQIIKSDGLRGLYRGFGISILTYAPSNAVWWASYSVAQRLIWGGIGCYFCKRDDPGGAEVTTTYRPDSKAVMVVQGVSAAIAGGASALITMPLDTIKTRLQVLDYEENGRSRGPTVAQTVRNLVREGGWAACYRGLGPRCASMSMSATTMITTYEFLKRLSAKSQEGVT is encoded by the coding sequence ATGAGTTTAGGCACAGCAGAGGAAGAAACCAAAGAAGAAATCCACATTCCGGCTGATATAAACTGGGAAATGTTAGACAAATCCAAGTTTTTCATCTTAGGTGCAGGGTTATTTTCCGGCGTATCTGCCGCCCTGTACCCCGCCGTAGTCCTTAAAACCCGGCAACAGGTCGGTCGATACTCGCAAGGATCGAGCAGTGTCAAGGTTGCGCTGAGTGTCGTGCGAAGTGAGGGATTCCGAGCGCTCTACAGAGGATTCGGAACCTCATTGACGGGGACCATCCCTGCGAGGGCGCTGTACATGACCGCCCTCGAGGTCACTAAGAGCAGTGTGGGTTCCACCACTATCGGTCTCGGTTTTGCAGAGCCCACAGCGGCGGCCATTGCCAACGCCGCGGCTGGTGTATCGGCGGCTGTGGCGGCGCAACTAGTGTGGACCCCAGTTGATGTTGTTAGCCAGAGGCTGATGGTGCAAAACAATAGGAGCAACTTCAGCAAAATGAGGTATGCTAATGGGGTTGATGGATTCAAGCAAATCATAAAATCAGATGGGTTGAGAGGATTATACAGAGGATTTGGGATTTCTATATTGACATATGCGCCTTCCAATGCGGTTTGGTGGGCATCTTACTCGGTAGCTCAACGCCTCATTTGGGGTGGGATTGGGTGTTATTTTTGTAAGAGAGATGATCCTGGTGGTGCAGAGGTGACAACCACTTACAGGCCGGATTCAAAGGCGGTGATGGTGGTTCAAGGAGTGAGCGCCGCCATAGCTGGTGGTGCTTCCGCTTTGATCACAATGCCATTGGATACAATTAAGACAAGGTTGCAAGTGTTGGACTATGAAGAGAATGGTCGCAGTAGAGGTCCCACGGTGGCACAAACTGTTCGCAATTTGGTTCGGGAAGGCGGGTGGGCGGCGTGTTACCGGGGGCTAGGGCCGCGGTGCGCCTCCATGTCGATGTCGGCCACCACCATGATCACTACTTATGAGTTTCTTAAGAGATTGTCAGCCAAGAGTCAAGAGGGTGTAACATAG